Proteins from a genomic interval of Methanohalophilus levihalophilus:
- a CDS encoding DUF7839 domain-containing protein has translation MIDILQSKSGITKFQILIEVAAHQPNVRQKEIAEKIGVTPQAVSEYIKDLTADGYIYSDGRVRYRITKKGVEWVLENASDMKKYANFVMSDIISHVSTWTAIADEKLEKGNEVFLHMRKGLLYVSKTDEVDARGITISAVEKGEDVGVTNLTGMIDLETSAITVCKIPRSERDGSRNVDLTRLKTLTSSKDYIAAIGVESLIALRKIDVEPDVRYGAKESIVEAAYHGVSSIIVAIDEEVPPIMSRLEMENLEYELVDLSLH, from the coding sequence ATGATTGACATTCTTCAGAGTAAAAGTGGTATCACCAAATTCCAGATACTTATTGAAGTTGCCGCACACCAGCCAAATGTAAGGCAAAAGGAAATAGCCGAGAAAATAGGAGTAACTCCTCAGGCGGTTTCCGAATATATTAAAGATCTCACCGCTGATGGATACATTTACTCCGATGGAAGGGTAAGGTACAGGATAACGAAAAAAGGTGTAGAGTGGGTTCTGGAAAACGCTTCAGACATGAAGAAATATGCTAATTTTGTCATGAGCGATATAATCAGTCATGTATCCACATGGACTGCTATCGCAGATGAAAAACTGGAAAAGGGCAACGAAGTATTTCTTCACATGAGAAAAGGACTCCTCTACGTCAGCAAAACCGATGAGGTAGATGCAAGAGGCATTACTATCTCAGCAGTTGAAAAGGGAGAAGACGTAGGCGTAACAAACCTTACCGGAATGATAGACCTTGAGACTTCTGCCATAACCGTTTGTAAAATCCCCCGTAGTGAGCGTGACGGATCACGCAATGTGGATCTTACACGTCTCAAGACCCTTACAAGCTCAAAGGATTACATTGCCGCCATTGGGGTTGAATCCCTTATCGCATTGCGTAAGATTGATGTCGAGCCGGATGTGCGCTATGGTGCCAAGGAATCTATTGTGGAAGCTGCATATCACGGTGTATCATCCATCATCGTGGCCATTGATGAAGAAGTTCCACCAATTATGAGCCGCCTGGAGATGGAAAATCTCGAGTATGAGCTTGTAGATCTTAGCCTTCACTGA
- a CDS encoding ArsR family transcriptional regulator yields the protein MPRRTRIINDPSELVPLLQTFQSKEHKQVFNALTAEWMTKSQLDEVMGFDVEESLNILKRCGLLEIQWRMPKPGEKPEKEYHSSYSKAQANFQCSFEDLSEIITLTFTPYEEIKDLIRDLEREVENGNHSMSSLTRSLNRSPLYVRSLARRSDRLTVMGQRLKMNEEDK from the coding sequence ATGCCAAGGCGTACCCGAATAATAAATGACCCATCAGAACTAGTCCCCCTCCTTCAGACGTTCCAGTCGAAGGAACACAAACAGGTATTTAACGCATTGACTGCCGAGTGGATGACTAAATCCCAGCTCGATGAAGTAATGGGTTTTGACGTGGAAGAAAGTCTGAATATACTGAAAAGATGCGGATTACTGGAAATCCAGTGGAGAATGCCAAAACCTGGTGAAAAACCCGAAAAAGAATACCATTCATCTTACTCCAAGGCACAGGCAAACTTCCAGTGTTCATTTGAAGACCTGAGTGAAATAATTACCCTGACGTTTACCCCTTATGAGGAAATCAAGGATTTGATCAGAGATCTTGAACGTGAAGTTGAAAACGGCAACCATTCAATGAGTTCATTAACAAGATCACTTAACAGGAGCCCCCTGTATGTCAGATCACTTGCAAGGCGTTCAGACAGGTTAACCGTTATGGGTCAAAGGCTCAAAATGAACGAGGAAGATAAATGA
- the leuS gene encoding leucine--tRNA ligase → MEDYNPQKVEAKWQKIWSESRVFEPEPDDREKYFITIPYPYLNGNLHAGHTRTFTIGDVVARHKRMQGYNVLYPMGFHVTGTPIVGLAELVQNKDPQTMDVYTRFHRIPEDVLPTLDNPEKIVEYFSVEAEKAMRSIGYSIDWRRKFTTTDDSYKKFIEWQYNLLHEKNLIVKGSHPVKWCPNDDNPVEDHDILKGEEATIVDYTLIKFSYDGVILPCATLRPETTFGVTNLWINPDVEYVKARVKSGDLDEVWMVSKDAYFKLTFTDREVEFIEDVDAKDFIGIKVTNPLTKDDVITLPASFVRGDNGSGVVMSVPAHAPYDYLALKDLYDADLSTYGIAESLRDIKLISLIQVPEFGEFPAVEAAEEYGVVDQDDPKAEDATKVVYRREFHGGVLKEITGKYSGMPVSKIKDVLTRDLVSDGVGEIFYEFSEPVTCRCGTPCVVNMVKGQWFLNYSDPEWKDKVYRCIENMDIIPEDLRVEFNNKVDWLKDKACARKKGLGTRLPFDQDWLIESLGDSTIYMSYYVVAKFLANGITTEQLVPELFDYILLDKGTVADASEKSGIDSTTIEEIKKDFEYWYPVDLRSSGKDLIPNHLLFFLFHHVAIFDEDKWPRSIAINGFVSLEGQKMSKSKGPLLTLREAVDHYGADISRMYILSSAEQTQDADWKNEGIETARRQIDRFYSFVKDVSESGVCLGDVNDYTTVDKWMLSRLQYRIQQTNEALKSIRTRQALQNAFFLLLNDVKWYQRRGGENMLYCILDTWARLMAPFTPHLCEEIWAEMGHEIDDPISLAPYPEYDESLVDNNAEAAEELIDSTLSDVEEITKVTGMTPSKVILYTAASWKTEAFNKALAMHSEGNLNPGVLIKELMQNPEMKRYGKEIPKFAKKLVEDVKAMNDEKFRIMSGFTLTEKEALDEANTFFEKELGCKVEVFNEGEKPYDPENKARFAAPFRPAIYIE, encoded by the coding sequence ATGGAAGATTATAACCCGCAGAAAGTAGAGGCAAAATGGCAAAAAATATGGTCTGAAAGCAGGGTTTTTGAACCCGAACCTGATGACCGGGAAAAATATTTCATTACCATACCATACCCCTACTTAAACGGGAATCTTCATGCAGGCCACACACGTACCTTCACAATCGGCGATGTTGTAGCAAGACACAAAAGGATGCAGGGTTACAATGTCCTCTACCCAATGGGTTTCCACGTAACCGGAACTCCTATTGTAGGTCTTGCGGAACTTGTTCAAAACAAAGACCCCCAGACAATGGATGTCTACACAAGGTTCCACAGGATCCCTGAAGATGTACTTCCAACACTTGATAATCCCGAGAAAATCGTGGAATATTTCAGTGTTGAAGCCGAAAAAGCAATGCGCTCAATCGGATATTCCATTGACTGGAGACGCAAATTCACTACAACCGACGATTCATACAAGAAATTCATCGAGTGGCAGTACAATTTGCTCCATGAGAAAAACCTTATCGTGAAAGGTTCACACCCGGTTAAGTGGTGTCCAAACGATGACAATCCGGTTGAAGATCACGATATCCTCAAAGGAGAGGAAGCAACAATTGTCGATTACACATTAATCAAATTCTCCTACGACGGAGTCATTCTGCCCTGTGCAACCCTTCGTCCTGAAACCACATTCGGTGTAACAAACCTCTGGATTAACCCGGATGTCGAATATGTAAAGGCAAGGGTCAAAAGCGGCGATCTTGATGAAGTCTGGATGGTGAGCAAGGATGCTTATTTCAAACTTACCTTCACTGACAGGGAAGTTGAGTTCATTGAAGATGTCGACGCAAAGGATTTCATTGGCATCAAAGTAACAAACCCGCTTACAAAAGACGATGTAATTACCCTCCCGGCATCATTTGTCAGGGGAGACAACGGAAGCGGAGTTGTTATGAGTGTACCCGCACACGCACCATACGACTACCTCGCACTGAAAGATCTATACGATGCTGACCTCTCCACCTATGGAATAGCCGAAAGTCTGAGGGACATAAAACTTATTTCACTCATACAGGTTCCCGAATTCGGCGAGTTCCCCGCAGTTGAAGCAGCGGAGGAATATGGTGTTGTGGATCAGGATGATCCAAAAGCCGAGGATGCTACCAAAGTTGTATACCGCAGGGAATTCCACGGTGGTGTCCTGAAGGAAATCACCGGGAAATACTCCGGCATGCCTGTTTCAAAGATCAAGGATGTTCTGACACGTGATCTGGTAAGTGACGGAGTCGGTGAAATATTCTATGAATTCAGCGAACCGGTAACATGCCGTTGCGGTACCCCTTGTGTTGTGAACATGGTGAAAGGACAGTGGTTCCTTAATTACTCTGACCCAGAGTGGAAAGACAAAGTCTATCGCTGCATTGAAAACATGGATATCATTCCCGAAGACCTCAGGGTTGAGTTCAATAACAAGGTAGACTGGCTCAAGGACAAGGCATGCGCCAGAAAGAAAGGGCTTGGTACAAGATTGCCTTTTGATCAGGACTGGCTCATCGAATCCCTTGGTGATTCCACCATTTACATGTCATATTATGTTGTTGCAAAGTTCCTTGCAAACGGCATAACCACCGAGCAGCTCGTACCTGAACTTTTCGATTATATACTGCTCGACAAAGGAACCGTCGCAGATGCCTCTGAGAAGAGTGGAATTGATTCCACCACAATCGAGGAAATAAAGAAGGACTTTGAGTACTGGTATCCGGTTGATCTCAGATCTTCAGGAAAGGATCTCATTCCAAACCACCTGTTGTTCTTCCTCTTCCACCACGTTGCAATATTCGATGAAGACAAATGGCCCCGCTCAATAGCCATCAATGGATTTGTATCCCTAGAAGGCCAGAAGATGAGTAAGTCAAAGGGACCACTTCTTACGCTCAGGGAAGCTGTTGATCATTATGGAGCGGACATTTCCAGGATGTATATCCTTTCAAGTGCTGAGCAGACACAGGATGCGGACTGGAAGAATGAAGGCATCGAAACTGCCCGTCGCCAGATTGACAGGTTCTACAGTTTTGTAAAGGATGTCAGCGAATCCGGAGTATGTCTTGGTGATGTAAATGATTATACCACCGTTGACAAGTGGATGCTGAGTCGCCTGCAGTATCGTATACAGCAGACAAACGAAGCTCTGAAGAGTATTCGTACAAGACAGGCATTGCAGAACGCTTTCTTCCTGCTGCTCAACGATGTCAAGTGGTACCAGCGCAGGGGCGGTGAAAACATGCTTTACTGTATCCTTGATACCTGGGCAAGACTGATGGCACCGTTCACACCTCACCTCTGTGAAGAAATCTGGGCAGAAATGGGACACGAAATCGATGATCCGATATCCCTTGCTCCATACCCCGAATATGACGAGTCACTTGTGGACAACAATGCGGAAGCTGCTGAAGAGCTCATAGACAGCACACTTTCCGATGTTGAAGAGATTACAAAAGTTACCGGAATGACTCCTTCAAAAGTCATACTTTATACTGCAGCCTCATGGAAGACAGAAGCTTTCAACAAGGCACTCGCAATGCACTCAGAAGGAAACCTGAATCCTGGAGTGCTTATCAAGGAACTCATGCAGAATCCTGAAATGAAGCGTTATGGAAAGGAAATCCCGAAATTTGCAAAGAAGCTTGTTGAGGATGTCAAGGCCATGAATGACGAAAAATTCAGGATAATGTCAGGATTTACCCTAACTGAGAAAGAAGCGCTTGATGAGGCAAACACATTCTTTGAGAAAGAGCTTGGATGTAAGGTGGAAGTCTTCAACGAAGGAGAGAAACCATACGATCCTGAAAATAAGGCACGCTTTGCAGCACCTTTCAGACCTGCAATTTACATTGAATAA
- the cgi121 gene encoding KEOPS complex subunit Cgi121 produces the protein MEREIVEGILFVEDLQEFLSEIRSLASSNEVIIQAMDASKLVGLSHIDLAMRKAMRAFEEQQNVARDLGVEMMRYASGKRQIAEAFSLGLSEGENHVAFVVLGELEEAVLQTSDVLRDFVEISSVIEFRPEKRDVLIDHFEIHEAEIIAVGDARLPDLVLERVALVDVLK, from the coding sequence ATGGAAAGAGAGATTGTTGAAGGTATCCTTTTCGTAGAAGATTTGCAGGAATTCTTGAGTGAGATTCGCTCTCTTGCATCCTCAAACGAAGTTATAATCCAGGCAATGGATGCAAGCAAGCTTGTGGGATTATCCCATATCGATCTGGCAATGCGCAAGGCCATGCGGGCTTTTGAGGAGCAGCAAAACGTAGCCCGTGACCTCGGAGTCGAAATGATGCGATATGCTTCCGGGAAACGCCAGATAGCCGAAGCATTCTCGTTGGGTCTTTCAGAAGGTGAAAACCACGTGGCTTTCGTGGTTCTGGGGGAACTGGAGGAAGCAGTCTTACAAACCTCGGATGTACTTCGCGATTTTGTTGAAATCTCATCAGTGATTGAATTCAGGCCGGAGAAAAGGGATGTTTTGATAGATCACTTCGAAATCCATGAGGCTGAGATTATTGCAGTGGGGGATGCAAGACTCCCGGATCTTGTGCTTGAGAGAGTTGCTTTGGTTGATGTGCTGAAGTGA
- the glpX gene encoding class II fructose-bisphosphatase translates to MPHPKTAENMMKSAGPIENEVLPHLIHVTEAAAIAAAHQIGRGDKNYADHVSVEAMRRMLNCLDIKGTIKIGEGERDEAPMLYIGEEVGTGESDIEVDIAVDPLEGTNLTADGIPGSISVMSMAEPGGLFHGPDVYMDKIVVGPEVVKYELDHPDEQIDLDAPVKQNLEIVAHALDRSIEELVVVILERDRHKAKIEEIRKAGARVNLVQDGDLMPGVATAIRGSGIHVVMGAGGSGEAVLTASAIKILGGKVLARLVLPTVANGKSQEEIDAEYEEKMPRLNKMGITMENMNEILDTEKLVPGKDVIFAATGVTTGNLLKGANLFGKGDARVHSISMGSSGVVKFTDTIYIGDKDETPLRL, encoded by the coding sequence ATGCCCCACCCCAAGACAGCAGAAAACATGATGAAAAGCGCAGGCCCGATTGAGAATGAAGTTCTTCCTCACCTTATACATGTAACCGAGGCTGCGGCTATTGCAGCTGCACACCAGATAGGACGTGGTGACAAGAATTATGCAGACCACGTTTCAGTGGAAGCCATGAGGAGAATGCTCAACTGCCTTGATATCAAAGGCACCATCAAAATTGGGGAAGGGGAACGTGACGAAGCTCCCATGCTGTACATCGGGGAAGAGGTTGGAACCGGGGAAAGTGATATTGAAGTAGATATTGCAGTTGATCCGCTGGAAGGAACCAACCTGACTGCAGACGGAATTCCAGGTTCCATTTCCGTAATGTCGATGGCCGAACCCGGTGGATTATTCCACGGCCCGGATGTATACATGGACAAGATTGTAGTGGGGCCTGAGGTTGTCAAGTATGAACTTGATCACCCCGATGAACAGATTGATCTGGATGCGCCCGTAAAACAGAATCTTGAAATCGTAGCCCATGCACTTGATCGCAGTATCGAGGAACTTGTAGTTGTTATACTTGAAAGGGATCGCCACAAGGCAAAGATCGAGGAAATCCGCAAAGCCGGCGCCCGTGTCAACCTTGTTCAGGATGGTGATTTGATGCCAGGTGTTGCCACGGCAATAAGAGGTTCAGGTATCCACGTGGTAATGGGTGCAGGCGGCTCAGGCGAAGCTGTCCTTACGGCATCAGCCATTAAGATTCTTGGCGGAAAAGTGCTCGCACGTCTGGTTCTCCCGACAGTTGCCAATGGCAAATCACAGGAAGAAATTGATGCGGAATACGAGGAAAAGATGCCTCGTCTCAACAAGATGGGAATTACCATGGAAAACATGAACGAGATCCTGGACACTGAAAAACTCGTTCCAGGCAAGGATGTAATCTTTGCTGCAACCGGTGTAACCACAGGGAATCTCCTCAAAGGCGCAAACCTTTTCGGCAAAGGTGATGCCAGGGTTCACAGTATTTCCATGGGCTCCTCCGGGGTTGTCAAATTCACGGATACAATTTACATCGGGGACAAGGACGAGACCCCCCTGCGTTTGTAA
- a CDS encoding tRNA (N(6)-L-threonylcarbamoyladenosine(37)-C(2))-methylthiotransferase, with protein MKVYLATFGCAANQSSSEIMASSILEKGYSLSNEADAEVVVCNTCTVKYTTEQKILHKIKQWGFEGKEVVVTGCMPEVQLEDILESNPDVHIMGINSIADVCSVLERIESGEKGLRVSTSAPEGFLNIPRKRFHSSIHICQISQGCDNSCSYCIVTLARGPLKSFEPEAIVEDIRQAIAEGCREIWLTSQDAAQYGNDIGTNIGDLLKQISAIEGDFRVRVGMMNPFSAYPILDEMIEGFSNPKIYKLLHLPIQSASDKVLQRMNRHHTIEEANVIIRRFRDAFPESTIFTDIIVGFPGEFDEDAALTEEWVKQIRPDKVNISRYTPRPHTKAWDFRNIDSRIVVERSGRLHELCDSIKLESKEKMVGWKGEVFVSKKAKVKGFMARTDAYLPVVIPQEEGVSEGQRIMVEITEATPGYFIGRPL; from the coding sequence GTGAAAGTATATCTTGCAACCTTCGGATGTGCGGCCAATCAGTCCTCATCCGAAATAATGGCATCCAGCATTCTTGAAAAGGGATATTCTCTGAGCAATGAAGCGGATGCTGAGGTTGTAGTCTGCAATACCTGTACTGTGAAATACACCACCGAGCAGAAGATTCTCCATAAAATCAAACAATGGGGGTTTGAAGGCAAAGAAGTTGTAGTAACCGGCTGTATGCCGGAAGTGCAACTGGAAGATATTCTTGAAAGCAATCCCGATGTCCACATCATGGGAATCAACTCAATTGCCGATGTTTGCAGCGTACTTGAGCGGATTGAATCTGGCGAAAAAGGGCTAAGGGTTTCAACTTCTGCTCCGGAAGGCTTTTTGAATATCCCTCGCAAGCGGTTCCATTCATCAATTCATATCTGTCAGATCTCACAGGGTTGTGACAATAGCTGTTCTTACTGTATTGTGACACTTGCCAGAGGGCCGCTGAAATCCTTTGAACCTGAAGCGATTGTCGAGGATATCCGGCAGGCAATTGCAGAAGGCTGCAGGGAAATCTGGTTAACGTCACAGGATGCTGCCCAATATGGGAACGACATCGGGACTAACATCGGGGATTTGCTAAAGCAAATTTCTGCAATTGAAGGAGATTTCCGGGTTCGTGTAGGGATGATGAATCCCTTTTCGGCCTATCCGATTCTGGATGAGATGATTGAAGGTTTCTCCAATCCGAAAATCTACAAGTTACTTCATCTTCCAATCCAGTCGGCCTCTGACAAAGTCCTTCAAAGGATGAACCGGCATCATACAATTGAAGAAGCAAACGTAATCATCAGACGTTTCAGGGATGCTTTCCCGGAAAGCACTATTTTCACGGATATCATTGTGGGATTCCCGGGAGAATTCGACGAGGATGCTGCGTTAACTGAAGAATGGGTAAAACAAATCAGGCCGGATAAAGTAAATATTTCCCGTTACACTCCCCGACCACACACCAAGGCATGGGATTTCCGCAACATTGATTCAAGAATAGTCGTGGAAAGATCCGGCAGGCTTCATGAATTGTGTGATTCCATCAAACTGGAATCAAAGGAGAAAATGGTGGGCTGGAAAGGGGAAGTCTTTGTCTCCAAGAAAGCCAAAGTAAAAGGGTTCATGGCCCGCACGGATGCCTACCTGCCTGTTGTAATCCCTCAGGAAGAAGGGGTATCCGAAGGCCAGAGAATAATGGTGGAAATTACGGAGGCCACGCCCGGATACTTTATCGGCAGGCCTCTTTGA
- a CDS encoding flavodoxin family protein gives MKILGISGSPKSGGNTENMIEEALKIAQGRGFETDHVYISKNEIKPCTACGSCYEKDECVIKDGMTDVYDKLVEADAIIAASPVYFGSPTAQIKALFDRSVVHRRHNFRLANKIGAAMAVGGSRNGGQEKTVQVIQDWMHIHGMIIVGDGGHFGGITRKASTDDEEGMKTVIDTANKVCDVLDLMKK, from the coding sequence ATGAAAATTCTTGGAATATCCGGCAGCCCAAAATCCGGTGGAAACACCGAAAACATGATCGAAGAAGCCCTGAAAATCGCACAGGGAAGGGGATTTGAAACTGACCATGTTTACATTTCTAAAAACGAGATAAAACCGTGTACAGCATGTGGAAGCTGTTATGAAAAAGATGAATGTGTAATCAAAGACGGCATGACCGATGTCTATGATAAGCTTGTGGAAGCAGACGCGATTATCGCTGCATCCCCGGTTTATTTCGGCAGCCCAACCGCCCAGATCAAAGCCCTGTTTGACAGGAGTGTAGTGCACAGGCGACACAATTTCAGACTTGCAAACAAAATCGGAGCTGCAATGGCAGTTGGAGGTTCAAGAAACGGCGGTCAGGAAAAGACAGTTCAGGTAATACAGGACTGGATGCATATCCATGGTATGATCATTGTCGGCGATGGTGGCCACTTCGGAGGTATTACCCGCAAGGCTTCCACAGATGATGAAGAAGGCATGAAAACCGTCATCGACACTGCAAACAAGGTTTGCGACGTCCTCGATTTAATGAAAAAATAA
- the acs gene encoding acetate--CoA ligase alpha subunit, protein MLDKLFNPLSVAVIGASRTKGKVGRAVLDNLMLDFKGKIYPVNPTVSDIHDLQCFPSIDAIPDKVDLAVVVVPAKAVPAVMEKCGESGVSYVVVISAGFKEAGIEGSKLERQCVEIANKYGMKMVGPNCLGIINPLAGLNATFAASMANPGNIALMSQSGAICTSALDWAEEKGVGFSRFVSLGNKADLGENDFLLEFADDPDTKVVAAYLEGVKNGPEFVKIAREVSAKKPIVIVKSGRTSAGSRAVSSHTGTLAGSDQAYNAAFSSSGVLRATSMEEMFDYMRAFSSQPLPAGRNIAILTNAGGLGILAADACLTEGLSLASFDEETIEKLRVELPAAASLYNPVDVLGDASVELYGFALKTLISDPNVHGVIVLTSPQAMTDVENIAKTVTELSPEKPVLCSFVGGTRVREGLSILDNNGYPGYQFPEKAVSSMRALCDYSDIKNHVYDNPESVEVDKSAVSKVFNQAAWEDRRILGLESFDLLRSYGIPVIPTASASNAKEAVNQAEEMGYPVVMKILSPDISHKTDVGGVRLNLNDAGEVERAYHTMVSDARRYMPSARIHGVQVQKMITGGIEVIIGMNRDVQFGPLVMFGLGGTYVEVLKDVAFHLAPLSKKEAHSMMASIKTYPLLTGVRGERPYDIDAVADALCRVSQLVYENPELLEFEINPLMVLPEGQGCVAMDMRGTIESKGADI, encoded by the coding sequence ATGCTTGACAAGCTTTTTAATCCACTTTCGGTGGCGGTAATTGGTGCATCACGTACGAAGGGGAAAGTGGGTCGTGCGGTACTGGATAACCTCATGCTTGACTTTAAGGGAAAAATCTATCCGGTGAATCCTACGGTTTCTGATATCCATGATCTCCAGTGTTTTCCCTCCATTGATGCAATTCCCGACAAAGTGGACCTTGCGGTAGTTGTTGTGCCCGCAAAAGCGGTTCCTGCTGTGATGGAAAAATGCGGGGAATCAGGAGTCAGTTATGTTGTTGTAATCTCAGCCGGCTTCAAGGAAGCAGGAATCGAAGGTTCCAAACTTGAAAGGCAATGTGTTGAAATTGCAAACAAATACGGTATGAAAATGGTAGGGCCAAACTGTCTTGGAATCATCAACCCCCTTGCAGGACTTAACGCCACTTTTGCCGCATCAATGGCAAATCCGGGAAATATTGCCCTCATGTCACAATCCGGCGCAATTTGTACTTCAGCCCTTGATTGGGCGGAAGAAAAAGGGGTGGGTTTTTCCAGATTTGTAAGTCTCGGCAACAAAGCAGATCTTGGTGAGAATGATTTTCTCCTTGAGTTTGCAGACGACCCGGATACCAAAGTTGTTGCAGCATATCTTGAAGGTGTAAAAAACGGACCTGAATTTGTTAAAATTGCCCGGGAAGTTTCAGCAAAAAAGCCGATAGTAATTGTAAAATCAGGAAGAACTTCGGCGGGTTCGAGAGCCGTTTCATCACACACAGGGACGCTGGCAGGTTCAGATCAGGCTTACAATGCGGCATTTTCAAGCAGCGGAGTCCTTCGTGCAACTTCCATGGAAGAAATGTTTGATTACATGCGTGCCTTTTCATCTCAGCCTTTACCAGCTGGGCGCAATATCGCAATCCTTACCAATGCGGGAGGATTGGGAATACTTGCAGCAGATGCTTGTCTTACAGAAGGGCTTTCTCTTGCTTCATTTGATGAGGAAACGATTGAAAAACTGAGGGTGGAATTGCCTGCAGCAGCAAGTCTTTACAACCCTGTGGATGTTCTGGGAGACGCAAGTGTGGAGCTCTACGGTTTTGCTCTCAAGACTTTGATTTCAGATCCAAATGTGCATGGAGTTATTGTCCTGACCTCCCCTCAGGCAATGACTGATGTGGAAAATATTGCCAAAACGGTAACCGAGCTATCTCCTGAAAAACCGGTTTTATGCAGCTTTGTTGGCGGAACACGTGTAAGGGAGGGATTATCAATTCTTGATAACAACGGTTATCCCGGATACCAGTTCCCCGAAAAGGCAGTTTCCAGCATGAGGGCTCTTTGTGATTATTCGGATATCAAAAACCATGTCTATGACAATCCTGAATCAGTTGAAGTGGACAAGTCCGCAGTTTCCAAAGTATTCAATCAGGCAGCCTGGGAAGACAGAAGAATACTCGGTCTTGAATCGTTTGATCTGCTGCGCTCCTATGGAATTCCGGTAATTCCGACTGCATCGGCTTCCAATGCAAAAGAGGCGGTTAATCAGGCAGAGGAAATGGGGTACCCTGTAGTCATGAAAATATTATCCCCGGACATTTCCCACAAAACAGATGTTGGCGGGGTTCGACTTAACCTGAATGATGCTGGAGAAGTGGAACGTGCCTATCACACAATGGTTTCAGATGCCCGGCGTTACATGCCTTCTGCAAGGATTCATGGGGTTCAGGTGCAGAAAATGATCACCGGTGGAATTGAGGTTATTATCGGCATGAACCGTGACGTCCAGTTCGGGCCGTTGGTGATGTTCGGACTTGGAGGAACATATGTGGAAGTGCTCAAGGATGTTGCATTCCATCTTGCTCCTCTGAGCAAAAAGGAGGCTCATTCCATGATGGCTTCCATCAAGACATACCCGTTGCTCACAGGTGTACGCGGTGAGCGTCCTTATGACATTGATGCAGTTGCGGATGCACTTTGTCGTGTGTCCCAGCTGGTTTACGAAAATCCTGAATTGCTTGAATTTGAGATAAATCCCCTTATGGTATTGCCTGAGGGGCAAGGCTGTGTTGCCATGGATATGCGTGGGACAATTGAGAGCAAGGGGGCTGACATATGA
- a CDS encoding phosphotransacetylase family protein, producing MGSILVSSSEQYSGKSSLCIGLAVILKNKGFSVGYMKPVGNLLVDVDGTLSDEDSEQALQILGLTDDRQYMTPVMLTENLIEDALHDEDGKLEDKILHSYSQIAEGKDAVVIEGSGGIGGGMMYNLSDPHVASLLDTRILLITRYDSIQAVDRILCDIKLIPEPWMLAGVILNEVEENDLKQVKELVVPFLKRKEIEVHGIIPKDRTLRSITISEIVEDLHGDVLSGSENLGELIDHYLVGAMEVNSAIKYFRRSPNSVVITGGDRSDVQMAAIEAGVKALVLTGNLRPSEAVLGSADEAGVPIVLVRGDTMSTIERMEALIGHTRIGQKTKLSRIVELVEDNVDIDSIISSMGLGEE from the coding sequence ATGGGTTCAATTCTTGTAAGTTCTTCTGAACAGTATTCCGGGAAAAGTTCACTGTGTATAGGTCTCGCTGTAATTCTCAAAAACAAAGGATTTTCAGTCGGGTACATGAAACCAGTTGGAAATTTGCTTGTGGATGTTGATGGTACACTTTCAGATGAGGACTCCGAGCAAGCTCTCCAGATTCTGGGTCTAACCGATGATCGCCAGTATATGACTCCTGTAATGCTGACAGAAAACCTGATTGAAGATGCACTTCACGATGAAGATGGCAAGCTTGAGGATAAAATACTTCATTCATATTCCCAAATCGCAGAAGGGAAAGATGCGGTTGTAATTGAAGGCAGTGGCGGTATCGGCGGTGGTATGATGTACAATCTTTCGGACCCCCATGTTGCTTCGCTACTGGATACCAGAATTCTCCTTATAACACGATATGATTCCATACAGGCTGTTGACAGGATTCTCTGCGACATCAAACTCATTCCTGAACCATGGATGCTTGCCGGTGTCATCCTGAATGAAGTGGAAGAAAACGATCTCAAACAGGTTAAAGAACTGGTTGTTCCTTTCCTGAAGCGCAAAGAGATTGAAGTTCATGGCATAATCCCGAAAGACAGGACATTGCGCTCAATAACTATTTCCGAAATAGTGGAAGATTTACATGGGGATGTGCTTTCAGGATCTGAAAATCTTGGTGAACTCATTGATCATTATCTAGTAGGTGCAATGGAAGTAAATTCTGCAATTAAGTACTTCAGACGTAGTCCAAATAGTGTGGTTATAACGGGAGGAGACCGCTCTGATGTACAGATGGCAGCAATTGAGGCAGGTGTGAAAGCTCTTGTTCTCACCGGCAATCTCAGACCCAGTGAAGCTGTGCTTGGAAGTGCCGATGAGGCAGGTGTCCCGATAGTTCTTGTCAGGGGGGACACAATGTCAACCATTGAAAGGATGGAAGCATTGATTGGTCATACCCGAATAGGGCAAAAGACCAAGCTTTCGAGAATTGTGGAACTAGTTGAAGATAATGTGGATATCGATTCCATAATTTCATCCATGGGTCTTGGAGAGGAATAA